A stretch of the Sulfuritortus calidifontis genome encodes the following:
- the pilW gene encoding type IV pilus biogenesis/stability protein PilW, with protein sequence MLRLAAILSLGLLTACAQTPSPSSSTAAELSHNEANQRAQVHTELAAHYYTRGQHAVALSELRIALEDSPRYAPAYNMLGLVHVELREYPEAEANFRRAIDLMPNYSDVRNNFGYFLCQRGRHAEGLAQFDAALKNPLYASPDKALANAGACSVAMGDLTRAEDYLQRALARAPNHPVALQAMAELHFQRGHYLGARNALLKLAEQHDLDAAGLWLGVRIERKLGDRAAEASYGAQLRRKFPEAVQTKRLMSGDYEGTVR encoded by the coding sequence ATGCTGAGACTCGCGGCGATCCTGTCGCTAGGCCTGCTGACGGCCTGCGCCCAGACCCCGTCCCCTTCGTCGAGCACGGCCGCCGAGCTGAGCCACAACGAGGCCAATCAGCGGGCCCAGGTGCACACCGAACTGGCGGCGCACTACTACACCCGCGGCCAGCATGCCGTGGCCTTGAGCGAGCTGCGCATCGCGCTGGAAGACAGCCCGCGCTACGCCCCGGCCTACAACATGCTGGGCCTGGTCCATGTCGAGCTGCGCGAATATCCCGAGGCCGAGGCCAATTTCCGGCGGGCGATCGACCTGATGCCGAACTATTCCGATGTCCGGAACAACTTCGGCTATTTCCTCTGCCAGCGCGGCCGCCATGCCGAAGGCCTGGCGCAGTTCGATGCGGCGTTGAAGAATCCGCTCTATGCCTCGCCGGACAAGGCCTTGGCCAATGCCGGCGCCTGCAGCGTGGCCATGGGCGATCTGACCCGGGCGGAGGACTACCTGCAGCGCGCCCTGGCCCGTGCGCCCAACCATCCGGTCGCCTTGCAGGCCATGGCGGAACTCCATTTCCAGCGCGGCCATTATCTCGGCGCCCGCAATGCGCTGCTCAAGCTGGCCGAGCAGCACGACCTCGATGCCGCCGGCCTCTGGCTCGGCGTGCGCATCGAGCGCAAGCTCGGCGACCGGGCGGCCGAGGCCAGCTATGGCGCCCAGCTGCGCCGCAAGTTTCCTGAAGCAGTCCAGACCAAACGACTCATGAGTGGAGACTATGAGGGGACAGTTCGATGA
- a CDS encoding acetyl-CoA carboxylase carboxyltransferase subunit alpha, with amino-acid sequence MKVTFLDFEQPIAELEAKIEELGAMQGDESVDISEEIARLKKKSSTLTKQIYGKLNAWQVSQVARHPQRPYTLDYIQNLFGDFEELHGDRAFADDPAIVCGIARFEGEPVVVIGHQKGRDTKERQYRNFGMPRPEGYRKAMRLMRLAEKFKLPILTFIDTPGAYPGIGAEERGQSEAIARNLYVMAELRTPIICTVIGEGGSGGALAIGVGDRVLMLQNSTYSVISPEGCASILWKSADKASVAAEALNITAPRLKALGLVDGIVNEPLGGAHRDPEAMYESLREALEDALREVRERPLNTLLNERYARLMSYGKFKEAKA; translated from the coding sequence ATGAAAGTGACCTTTCTCGACTTCGAGCAACCAATCGCGGAACTCGAGGCCAAGATCGAAGAGCTCGGCGCCATGCAAGGCGACGAGTCGGTCGACATCTCCGAGGAGATCGCCCGACTGAAGAAGAAGAGCTCGACGCTGACCAAACAGATCTACGGCAAGCTCAATGCCTGGCAGGTCTCCCAGGTGGCCCGCCATCCCCAGCGGCCCTACACTCTGGACTACATCCAGAACCTGTTCGGCGATTTCGAAGAACTGCATGGCGACCGCGCCTTCGCCGACGACCCCGCCATCGTCTGCGGTATCGCCCGCTTCGAGGGCGAGCCGGTGGTGGTGATCGGCCACCAGAAGGGGCGCGACACCAAGGAGCGCCAGTACCGCAACTTCGGCATGCCGCGGCCCGAGGGCTACCGCAAGGCCATGCGCCTGATGCGCCTGGCGGAGAAGTTCAAACTGCCCATCCTCACCTTTATCGACACCCCCGGCGCCTACCCCGGCATCGGCGCCGAGGAGCGCGGCCAGAGCGAGGCGATCGCCCGCAACCTCTACGTCATGGCCGAGCTGCGCACGCCCATCATCTGCACCGTGATCGGCGAGGGCGGCTCCGGCGGCGCCCTGGCCATCGGCGTCGGCGACCGGGTGCTGATGCTGCAGAACTCGACCTATTCGGTGATCTCGCCCGAGGGCTGCGCCTCCATCCTGTGGAAGAGCGCGGACAAGGCCTCGGTGGCGGCCGAAGCGCTGAACATCACCGCACCCAGGCTCAAGGCCCTGGGCTTGGTCGACGGCATCGTCAATGAGCCCCTGGGCGGCGCCCATCGCGACCCCGAGGCCATGTACGAAAGCCTGCGCGAGGCCCTGGAAGACGCCCTGCGCGAGGTCAGGGAACGTCCGCTCAACACCCTGCTCAACGAGCGCTATGCCCGGCTCATGAGCTATGGCAAGTTCAAAGAAGCCAAGGCCTAG
- the rlmN gene encoding 23S rRNA (adenine(2503)-C(2))-methyltransferase RlmN: MPTRPNLLDFDLKGLTDYFESIGEKPFRAKQVLRWLHQYGAENFEQMTDLAKGLRAKLTELAEIRPPRLLDAQVSEDGTRKFLLEVGPGNRVETVFIPEAGRGTLCVSTQVGCALECSFCSTGRQGFNRNLTVAEIIGQLWWANKALGRDPKGERLISNVVLMGMGEPLLNFDNTVTAISIMLDDHAYGLSRRRVTVSTSGIVPAMDRLGERMPVALAVSLHAPNDALRDQLVPINRKYPLRELMAACRRYLEVAPRDFITMEYVMLEGINDQPEHARQLIELVRDVPCKFNLIPFNPFPNSGYRRSPAEAVRRFAGILAAAGIITTTRKTRGDDIDAACGQLAGKVEDKTRRTMKRMDASSTGAIDQEAA; encoded by the coding sequence ATGCCAACACGCCCTAATCTGCTCGACTTCGACCTCAAGGGCCTCACCGACTACTTCGAAAGCATCGGTGAGAAGCCGTTTCGCGCCAAGCAGGTGCTGCGCTGGCTGCACCAGTATGGCGCCGAGAACTTCGAGCAGATGACCGATCTGGCCAAGGGACTGCGCGCCAAGCTGACCGAGCTGGCCGAGATCCGGCCGCCACGGCTGCTCGACGCGCAGGTCTCGGAGGACGGCACCCGCAAGTTTCTCTTGGAAGTCGGTCCCGGCAACCGGGTCGAAACCGTGTTCATCCCGGAAGCTGGCCGGGGTACTTTGTGTGTGTCGACCCAGGTCGGCTGCGCCCTGGAGTGCAGCTTCTGCTCGACCGGGCGTCAGGGCTTCAATCGCAACCTCACGGTGGCCGAGATCATCGGCCAGCTCTGGTGGGCGAACAAGGCCTTGGGCCGCGACCCCAAGGGCGAGCGCCTCATCTCCAACGTGGTGCTCATGGGCATGGGCGAGCCCCTGCTCAATTTCGACAACACGGTGACCGCCATCTCGATCATGCTCGACGACCACGCCTACGGCCTGTCGCGCCGGCGGGTGACGGTGTCCACCTCGGGCATCGTGCCGGCCATGGACCGGCTGGGCGAGCGCATGCCGGTGGCGCTGGCGGTCAGCCTGCACGCGCCGAACGACGCCCTGCGCGACCAACTGGTGCCGATCAACCGCAAGTATCCGCTCAGGGAGCTGATGGCCGCCTGCCGGCGTTACCTCGAGGTGGCGCCGCGCGACTTCATCACCATGGAGTACGTCATGCTCGAAGGCATCAACGACCAGCCGGAACACGCCCGGCAGTTGATCGAACTCGTGCGCGACGTGCCCTGCAAATTCAACCTGATCCCGTTCAATCCCTTTCCCAATTCCGGCTATCGCCGGTCGCCGGCCGAGGCGGTGCGCCGCTTCGCCGGCATCCTGGCCGCCGCCGGCATCATCACCACCACGCGCAAGACCCGCGGTGATGACATCGATGCCGCCTGCGGCCAGCTCGCCGGCAAGGTGGAAGACAAGACTCGGCGCACCATGAAGCGCATGGATGCGTCGTCGACCGGCGCCATCGACCAGGAGGCGGCTTGA
- a CDS encoding cupin domain-containing protein translates to MQTNTPSYSLKTLLGGISPRQFMAEYWQKKPLLVRQALPGFQGLLGKNGLIELACREDAESRLVLNQRKRWQLEHGPFEAADLHELPARGWSLLVQGVNHFLPEADRLLRTFNFVPYTRLDDLMVSFAPPGGGVGPHFDSYDVFLIQGLGRRRWEISGGDDLSLVEGAPLRILKHFEPEQSWELEPGDMLYLPPKYAHNGVALSDCMTYSVGFRAPSAQEIAGQFLGYLQDQLQLEGMYADPNLQPSRHPGRIDADLIERLATMIGRIRWRRADIRDFAGRYLSEPKPHIFFDPPAKPLSARAFAKAIEDRGARLDAKSLLLYQGRRLYLNGESYTVESAGQAALRELADRRALGPGRRDAALIACLYDWYCAGFVHPGIE, encoded by the coding sequence ATGCAGACCAACACCCCCTCTTATTCGCTCAAAACCCTGCTGGGCGGCATCAGTCCGCGCCAGTTCATGGCGGAATACTGGCAGAAGAAGCCCTTGCTGGTGCGCCAGGCCCTGCCCGGCTTCCAGGGCCTGCTGGGCAAGAACGGCCTGATCGAACTGGCCTGCCGCGAGGATGCCGAAAGCCGCCTGGTGCTCAACCAGCGCAAGCGCTGGCAGCTGGAACATGGTCCATTCGAGGCGGCAGACCTGCATGAACTGCCGGCGCGCGGCTGGAGCCTGCTGGTCCAGGGCGTCAACCACTTCCTGCCCGAGGCCGACCGCCTGCTCCGAACCTTCAATTTCGTGCCCTACACCCGGCTGGACGACCTGATGGTGAGCTTCGCCCCGCCCGGCGGCGGGGTCGGCCCGCACTTCGATTCCTATGACGTCTTCCTGATCCAGGGCCTGGGCCGAAGGCGCTGGGAGATCAGCGGCGGCGACGATCTCAGCCTGGTCGAGGGCGCCCCCCTGCGCATCCTCAAGCATTTCGAGCCGGAGCAGTCCTGGGAACTGGAGCCGGGCGACATGCTCTACCTGCCGCCGAAATACGCCCACAACGGCGTCGCCCTGAGCGACTGCATGACCTATTCGGTCGGTTTTCGCGCCCCTTCGGCCCAGGAGATCGCCGGCCAGTTCCTCGGCTACTTGCAGGATCAGTTGCAACTCGAAGGCATGTATGCCGACCCGAACCTGCAACCTAGCCGCCATCCCGGTCGAATCGATGCCGACCTGATCGAACGCCTGGCCACCATGATCGGGCGTATCCGCTGGCGCCGGGCCGACATCCGCGACTTCGCCGGGCGTTACCTGAGCGAGCCCAAACCCCATATCTTTTTCGACCCGCCGGCCAAGCCCTTGTCCGCCAGAGCCTTCGCCAAAGCGATCGAGGACCGCGGCGCCCGGCTCGACGCCAAGAGCCTGCTGCTCTACCAAGGCCGCCGCCTCTACCTCAACGGCGAATCCTATACCGTCGAAAGCGCCGGCCAGGCGGCCTTGCGCGAGCTGGCCGACCGCCGTGCCCTGGGCCCGGGCCGGCGCGATGCGGCCCTGATCGCCTGCCTGTACGATTGGTACTGCGCCGGCTTCGTCCATCCCGGCATCGAGTGA
- the ndk gene encoding nucleoside-diphosphate kinase — MAIERTLSIIKPDAVGKNVIGKIYSRFESNGLKIVAAKMKHLSRQEAEGFYAVHKGRPFFNDLVEFMISGPVMIQVLEGEGAIAKNRELMGATDPKKAAPGTIRADFAESIDANAVHGSDAPETAAVEIAYFFPASEIYSR, encoded by the coding sequence GTGGCTATCGAACGCACCCTTTCCATCATCAAACCCGATGCGGTCGGCAAGAACGTGATCGGCAAGATCTACAGCCGTTTCGAGAGCAACGGCCTCAAGATTGTCGCCGCCAAGATGAAGCACCTGTCGCGCCAGGAAGCCGAAGGCTTCTACGCCGTGCACAAGGGCCGTCCGTTCTTCAACGACCTGGTCGAGTTCATGATCTCCGGCCCGGTCATGATCCAGGTGTTGGAAGGCGAGGGCGCGATCGCCAAGAACCGCGAGCTGATGGGCGCCACCGATCCCAAGAAGGCCGCGCCGGGCACCATCCGCGCCGACTTCGCCGAGAGCATCGACGCCAACGCCGTGCATGGTTCGGATGCGCCGGAGACCGCCGCGGTCGAGATCGCCTACTTCTTCCCGGCGAGCGAGATTTACTCCCGTTGA
- a CDS encoding FKBP-type peptidyl-prolyl cis-trans isomerase: MRIEKNTVVSISYRMTDSQGELLEEASAAEPAAYLHGGYDGIFPAVEAALEGKEPGAQIDLLMQPEDAFGDYDENLVRVEDQSLFPANVEVGMQFEGSSEDGHHHLLYTVTDIAEGKVVVDGNHPLAGQSLRLQCQVVDVRAASAEEIAHGHVHGAGGHHHDH; encoded by the coding sequence TTGCGCATCGAAAAAAACACCGTCGTCAGCATCAGCTACCGTATGACCGATTCCCAGGGGGAACTGCTGGAGGAGGCCAGTGCCGCCGAGCCGGCCGCCTATCTGCATGGCGGCTATGACGGCATCTTCCCGGCGGTCGAGGCGGCGCTGGAGGGCAAGGAGCCGGGCGCCCAGATCGACCTTCTGATGCAGCCGGAGGATGCCTTCGGCGACTACGACGAGAATCTGGTCCGGGTCGAGGACCAGAGCCTGTTCCCTGCCAACGTCGAGGTCGGCATGCAGTTCGAGGGCAGCAGCGAGGACGGCCATCATCACCTGCTCTACACCGTGACTGACATCGCCGAGGGCAAGGTGGTGGTCGACGGCAACCATCCCCTGGCCGGCCAGTCCCTGCGCCTGCAATGCCAGGTGGTCGACGTCCGCGCCGCTTCGGCCGAGGAGATCGCCCACGGCCATGTCCATGGCGCGGGCGGTCACCATCACGACCACTGA
- a CDS encoding SPOR domain-containing protein, with protein sequence MAEETIQEEGGDIRRRALFRLAVAAAVTSAALAGLWWLDHSGKQEKAKPTPPPKPIVSAPPPAPALAPEQAAGTEATPAPAEPPPPPVIGKLPEPAPAAPSVAKPAQPPSPAPSKPLPSTAVASAIVPAAKGGFVVQLGVFSNPDNARELVEKLRQQGIRAEMETRVHVGPFLNRAEAEKAQAELRKLGLTPVVTTVNGARK encoded by the coding sequence ATGGCGGAAGAAACAATCCAGGAAGAAGGCGGCGACATCCGACGACGCGCGTTGTTTCGACTGGCCGTCGCCGCCGCCGTCACTTCCGCGGCACTGGCCGGGCTGTGGTGGCTCGATCACAGCGGCAAGCAGGAAAAAGCCAAGCCGACACCGCCACCCAAACCCATCGTCAGCGCGCCGCCGCCAGCCCCCGCCCTGGCGCCGGAGCAAGCGGCCGGCACCGAAGCGACCCCCGCCCCCGCGGAGCCCCCGCCGCCGCCGGTGATCGGCAAGCTGCCCGAACCGGCCCCGGCGGCGCCGAGCGTCGCCAAACCGGCCCAGCCCCCCTCGCCGGCGCCGAGCAAGCCGCTGCCCAGCACCGCCGTGGCCAGCGCCATCGTGCCTGCCGCGAAGGGCGGCTTCGTCGTGCAACTGGGCGTCTTCAGCAACCCGGACAATGCCCGGGAACTGGTCGAAAAACTGCGCCAGCAGGGCATCCGTGCCGAGATGGAGACCCGCGTCCACGTCGGCCCCTTCCTCAACCGGGCCGAGGCGGAAAAGGCCCAAGCCGAACTGCGCAAGCTGGGCCTCACGCCGGTGGTGACAACGGTCAACGGCGCCAGAAAATAA
- a CDS encoding IS1595 family transposase, whose protein sequence is MKKCPGCGYSRLYQLADGRHKCKRCGHRFRWRSVWSASRLSDATKHELLRRFVWGVPVYRQRFGALASAPAIERFYRLVRACMAWAEEFREPFAGAVECDETTFGGARHGKRGWGAAGKVIVFGIVKRNGQVKAMPIAAHSRAEVMRHIQAHTREGALYYTDEWQAYATLKLRGEHVVIRKEKGKPVGRDHINGIEGFWSYAKNWLYPYRGVPRKYFHLYLGEVCYRFNHRTDDLKPLLVKLLKTTSIQDISPKLVQIR, encoded by the coding sequence ATGAAGAAATGCCCTGGTTGTGGCTACAGTCGACTGTATCAGTTGGCTGATGGCCGCCACAAATGCAAACGCTGCGGCCATCGCTTTCGCTGGCGCAGCGTGTGGTCGGCCAGCCGGCTGAGCGACGCCACCAAGCACGAACTGCTGCGTCGCTTCGTTTGGGGCGTGCCGGTTTACCGGCAGCGCTTCGGCGCCTTGGCCAGTGCGCCGGCGATCGAACGCTTTTACCGGCTGGTGCGTGCTTGCATGGCGTGGGCGGAGGAGTTCCGAGAACCCTTTGCCGGGGCGGTCGAATGCGACGAGACCACGTTTGGCGGGGCTCGGCACGGCAAACGGGGCTGGGGTGCGGCCGGCAAAGTGATCGTGTTTGGCATCGTCAAGCGCAACGGCCAAGTCAAGGCGATGCCGATCGCGGCTCACAGCCGGGCAGAGGTGATGCGCCACATCCAGGCCCATACCCGGGAGGGCGCGTTGTACTACACCGACGAGTGGCAAGCTTACGCGACACTGAAGCTGCGGGGTGAGCACGTGGTGATCCGCAAGGAGAAAGGCAAGCCGGTGGGGCGGGACCATATCAACGGCATCGAGGGCTTCTGGAGCTATGCCAAGAACTGGTTGTATCCTTACCGGGGAGTGCCTCGCAAATACTTCCATCTTTACCTTGGGGAAGTTTGTTACCGTTTCAACCACCGGACTGATGACCTGAAACCCTTGCTGGTCAAGCTTCTCAAGACCACCAGCATCCAGGATATCAGCCCAAAATTGGTCCAGATTCGTTAG
- a CDS encoding pyridoxal phosphate-dependent aminotransferase — translation MPDCAKRLDAIEPFRVMAILARARALEAEGRDIIHLEVGEPDFATPAPIVEAGIAALKAGQTHYTPALGLPELRQAIARYYGGRYGIDLAAERIAVTPGASGGLLLAMAALFDPADEILLADPGYPCNRHFARVVEARARTIAVGPDTGYQLTAELVASQWGPRTRGVLLANPGNPTGSVIEADTLRAIHAVVREKGGWLLVDEIYHELIYDRPEPTAVGLGDDVIVINSFSKYFLMTGWRLGWLVLPPALVPAIDKLAQNLFLAAPTVAQHAALAALAPATRPLLEARKMELRARRDYLLPALRRLGFEVAAKPAGAFYIYADCSRFDGDSERFAERLLLEAGVAITPGTDFGGLSGRGYVRFAYTVDLPRLREAIARMEAWLR, via the coding sequence ATGCCTGATTGCGCCAAACGGCTCGATGCCATCGAGCCGTTCCGGGTCATGGCCATCCTGGCCCGGGCCCGCGCCCTGGAGGCCGAGGGCCGCGACATCATTCACCTGGAAGTCGGTGAGCCCGATTTCGCCACACCCGCGCCCATCGTCGAGGCCGGCATCGCGGCGCTCAAGGCCGGCCAGACCCACTACACCCCGGCCCTGGGTCTGCCCGAACTGCGCCAGGCCATCGCCCGCTATTACGGCGGGCGCTACGGCATCGATCTGGCGGCGGAGCGCATTGCCGTCACCCCGGGCGCCTCCGGCGGCCTGCTGCTGGCGATGGCCGCGCTGTTCGATCCCGCGGATGAAATCCTGCTGGCCGACCCCGGTTATCCCTGCAATCGCCATTTCGCCCGCGTGGTCGAGGCCAGGGCCAGAACCATCGCCGTCGGGCCGGATACCGGCTACCAGCTCACGGCCGAACTGGTCGCCAGCCAGTGGGGGCCGCGCACGCGCGGCGTGCTGCTGGCCAACCCGGGCAATCCGACCGGCAGCGTGATCGAGGCCGACACGTTGCGCGCGATTCATGCCGTGGTAAGGGAGAAGGGCGGCTGGCTGCTGGTCGACGAGATCTATCACGAACTCATCTACGATCGGCCCGAGCCGACAGCCGTCGGCCTGGGCGACGATGTCATCGTCATCAACAGTTTCTCGAAATATTTTCTGATGACCGGCTGGCGCCTGGGCTGGCTGGTGCTGCCGCCGGCGCTGGTGCCGGCGATCGACAAGCTGGCGCAGAACCTGTTCCTGGCCGCGCCGACTGTGGCCCAGCATGCCGCCCTGGCCGCCCTGGCGCCGGCGACCCGGCCGCTGCTCGAGGCGCGCAAGATGGAGTTGCGGGCGCGGCGGGATTATCTCTTGCCGGCACTGCGGCGACTGGGTTTCGAGGTGGCGGCTAAGCCGGCCGGGGCGTTCTATATCTACGCCGACTGCAGCCGCTTCGATGGCGACAGCGAGCGGTTTGCCGAACGCCTGTTGCTCGAGGCAGGGGTGGCGATCACGCCGGGCACGGACTTTGGCGGGTTGAGCGGGCGCGGTTATGTGCGCTTCGCCTATACGGTGGATTTGCCGCGCTTGCGCGAGGCCATTGCGCGGATGGAGGCCTGGCTGCGCTGA
- the tilS gene encoding tRNA lysidine(34) synthetase TilS, whose product MASSKKPRPSPVSAATAGLPGRVLEFLQSHHAAGRRLCVGLSGGLDSVVLLHLLHGLREQAGLALSAVHVHHGLSPHADAWAESCRRLCAAWQIPLVISRVRIDRRDRRGLEAAARAARYAVFAEQACDAIVLAQHRDDQAETVLHQLLRGAGVKGLAAMPPERPFDGGPLRLLRPLLGLDRAELAAYAELHGLVWVEDESNLDPGYSRNYLRHHVLPAIERRFPAYRDTLARAARHFADCDQLLDELAREDAGRAMVDGDLRVSALAALSPARARNLLRHYLIAQGWPAPPADWLDEALAQLLTARPDAELRLKLSGRSLARYRDRIHVFEAAPAIETGEWSWQGEAVLPLAGLGQLEFAAAWGEGVSQARLIAPVTVRLYPGAGQIRPDCNRPRRSVKNLLQELAVPPWQRRQLPALYCGGQLVWLADVGVDCAFQAGPDEPGWLIFWRR is encoded by the coding sequence ATGGCAAGTTCAAAGAAGCCAAGGCCTAGTCCGGTTTCTGCCGCCACGGCCGGCCTGCCCGGCCGGGTTCTCGAGTTTCTGCAAAGCCATCATGCCGCCGGCCGGCGCCTGTGCGTCGGCCTCTCGGGCGGCCTCGACTCCGTCGTTCTTTTGCATCTGCTGCACGGTCTGCGCGAGCAAGCCGGCTTGGCGCTTTCCGCTGTGCACGTGCATCACGGCTTGAGCCCGCATGCCGATGCCTGGGCCGAGTCCTGCCGGCGGCTGTGTGCCGCTTGGCAGATCCCTTTGGTCATCAGTCGGGTGCGTATCGACCGCAGGGATCGGCGCGGGCTCGAGGCGGCGGCGCGGGCGGCGCGCTATGCCGTCTTCGCCGAGCAGGCATGCGACGCCATTGTCCTGGCCCAGCATCGCGACGACCAGGCCGAGACCGTGCTGCACCAGTTGTTGCGCGGGGCAGGCGTGAAGGGCCTGGCGGCGATGCCGCCGGAGCGGCCTTTCGATGGCGGCCCGCTGCGCCTGTTGCGGCCGCTGCTGGGGTTGGACCGGGCGGAGCTGGCTGCTTATGCCGAGCTGCATGGCCTCGTCTGGGTCGAAGACGAGAGCAATCTCGATCCCGGCTACAGCCGCAACTACCTGCGCCATCATGTCCTGCCCGCCATCGAGCGCCGCTTCCCGGCCTATCGCGACACCCTGGCCCGAGCGGCCCGGCATTTCGCCGACTGCGATCAGTTGCTGGATGAACTGGCGCGCGAGGATGCCGGGCGCGCCATGGTCGATGGCGACCTGCGGGTGTCGGCCCTGGCCGCGTTGTCGCCGGCCCGGGCGCGCAATCTGCTGCGCCATTACCTGATTGCGCAAGGCTGGCCTGCGCCGCCGGCCGACTGGCTGGACGAGGCCCTGGCCCAGCTGCTCACGGCCCGGCCCGATGCCGAACTTCGGCTCAAGCTGTCAGGGCGCAGCCTGGCCCGTTATCGCGACCGCATCCATGTGTTTGAGGCCGCGCCAGCGATCGAGACGGGTGAATGGTCTTGGCAGGGCGAGGCCGTGTTGCCGCTGGCGGGCCTGGGGCAATTGGAATTCGCTGCGGCCTGGGGCGAGGGCGTCAGCCAGGCCCGGCTGATCGCGCCGGTGACGGTGCGCCTGTATCCGGGAGCGGGGCAGATCCGGCCCGACTGCAATCGGCCGCGCCGCAGCGTGAAAAACCTGCTGCAGGAGCTCGCGGTGCCACCTTGGCAGCGTCGGCAGTTGCCCGCCCTCTATTGCGGCGGGCAACTGGTCTGGCTGGCCGATGTCGGTGTCGATTGCGCCTTTCAGGCTGGGCCAGATGAGCCTGGCTGGCTTATTTTCTGGCGCCGTTGA